A window of Elusimicrobiota bacterium contains these coding sequences:
- the tmk gene encoding dTMP kinase: MKQGYFITLEGGEGSGKSTQARLLVHSLRRAGRRVVHTREPGGTTIAEAVRRVLLRPGGRVAPMTELLLYEAARAQHVAEIIRPALDRGRVVVCERYTDATTAYQGYGRGLDRRQIARLNETATGGLTPDLTFLLDVPVDRGLRAARSLSKSISKGGRRLAGDRLEREPLAFHERVRAGYRALARQHPRRIVVVPWGSLDSVSREIHQWTAKRLKTFS; the protein is encoded by the coding sequence GTGAAACAAGGTTATTTCATCACGTTGGAAGGCGGCGAAGGATCGGGCAAAAGCACCCAGGCCCGCCTTCTGGTCCATTCCCTCCGCCGCGCCGGGCGGCGCGTGGTCCACACGCGGGAGCCCGGGGGCACCACCATCGCCGAGGCCGTGCGCCGCGTCCTCCTGCGTCCCGGCGGTCGGGTCGCGCCCATGACCGAACTCCTCCTTTACGAAGCGGCCCGGGCCCAGCACGTGGCCGAAATCATTCGCCCCGCCCTGGACCGGGGCCGGGTGGTGGTCTGCGAACGTTACACCGACGCGACGACGGCGTACCAAGGGTACGGCCGGGGGTTGGATCGCCGTCAAATCGCCCGCTTGAACGAAACGGCCACCGGCGGCTTGACGCCGGATCTGACTTTTCTCCTCGACGTTCCCGTGGATCGCGGCCTTCGGGCCGCCCGGTCCCTCTCAAAATCGATTTCCAAAGGGGGGCGTCGTTTGGCCGGGGACCGACTGGAACGGGAGCCCTTGGCTTTCCACGAGCGCGTGCGGGCCGGATACCGGGCCCTGGCCCGGCAGCACCCGCGCCGCATCGTCGTCGTCCCCTGGGGATCCTTGGATTCCGTGAGTCGGGAGATTCACCAATGGACCGCAAAAAGGTTGAAAACATTTTCATGA
- the holB gene encoding DNA polymerase III subunit delta' — protein sequence MDRKKVENIFMSDASFGTLSDVRGQEAALGVLASALTAGRVPHAYLFVGPEGVGKAKAARLWAQILLCEAPASPVQACGQCVGCRKAAAGGHPDLLSVDFERQAALLKEPVEKQKSLKIDTVREMEHTLRLKPSEARVKVALLDPADALVDAAAHALLKILEEPPAATHLVLIAREATALLPTIRSRCHLVRFRPLDQGTLADIVRGLKPGVSEAETRTAAAVAEGSVARALAAIDGSGALDFDWTSVPLSELLAWCEGFGNPRLGRSAAERLVESLMAREQESLRRGAGSAEALRDSLTALHRLRQNAHVTLTLQTLLLGLRRRAREKAEVRP from the coding sequence ATGGACCGCAAAAAGGTTGAAAACATTTTCATGAGCGACGCTTCTTTCGGAACCCTGTCCGATGTTCGCGGGCAAGAGGCCGCCCTGGGCGTCTTGGCTTCGGCCCTGACGGCGGGCCGGGTGCCCCACGCCTATCTCTTCGTCGGCCCCGAAGGCGTCGGCAAGGCCAAGGCCGCCCGACTTTGGGCGCAAATTCTGCTGTGCGAGGCGCCGGCGTCCCCGGTCCAAGCCTGCGGCCAATGCGTGGGCTGCCGAAAGGCCGCGGCGGGGGGGCATCCCGATCTTCTTTCCGTCGATTTTGAGCGCCAGGCGGCTCTTCTCAAGGAACCCGTGGAAAAGCAAAAATCCCTCAAAATAGACACCGTTCGGGAGATGGAGCACACCCTCCGCTTGAAGCCTTCCGAGGCCCGGGTCAAAGTCGCCCTGCTGGACCCGGCGGACGCCCTGGTGGACGCCGCCGCCCACGCCCTGCTCAAAATTTTGGAGGAACCCCCGGCCGCAACTCACCTGGTGTTGATCGCCCGGGAAGCCACGGCGCTTTTGCCCACGATCCGTTCCCGGTGCCACCTGGTCCGCTTTCGTCCCCTGGATCAAGGCACGCTGGCCGACATTGTACGGGGGCTTAAGCCCGGCGTTTCCGAAGCGGAAACCCGGACGGCCGCCGCGGTGGCCGAAGGGTCCGTCGCCCGGGCGCTGGCCGCCATCGACGGGAGCGGCGCGCTGGATTTTGACTGGACGTCGGTGCCCTTGAGCGAGCTTTTGGCTTGGTGCGAGGGCTTCGGCAACCCGCGCCTCGGCCGCTCGGCCGCGGAACGCCTCGTGGAATCCCTGATGGCCCGGGAGCAGGAATCCCTGCGACGGGGCGCGGGCTCCGCCGAGGCCCTGCGGGACAGTTTGACGGCCCTTCACCGGCTCCGGCAAAACGCCCACGTCACGCTCACGTTGCAAACCTTGCTCCTGGGTCTCCGCCGCCGGGCCCGAGAGAAGGCGGAGGTCCGACCTTGA